In a single window of the Rhizobiaceae bacterium genome:
- a CDS encoding alpha/beta hydrolase → MQGDPFRTRDHVADFDAIVADIVSRSAATRAELPMLEDVSYGRGPSETLDLFFPQQRDGPVAVHMFVHGGYWRMFSRSDFSCVAQTVTRAGAIAAIIGYALMPAVRMSTIVDQVRCAKTWLQEHISEYGGDPSRVTVSGHSAGGHLGTFLFHADDPRPVNGALLLGGLYDLKPLQDSFLKPEIGITNDEALAFTPLNHRHHAHTDVTLLVGADETPPFHQQAADFAALLDGQGVRVVNSALRDRNHMSAVRDLGIPGTEAARQLAAMIGRC, encoded by the coding sequence TTGCAGGGCGATCCGTTCCGTACACGCGACCATGTCGCGGATTTTGACGCAATCGTTGCGGACATTGTGAGCCGCAGCGCCGCCACGCGCGCGGAACTGCCCATGCTGGAGGATGTCTCCTATGGACGCGGACCTTCCGAGACGCTTGACCTGTTCTTTCCCCAACAACGCGACGGGCCTGTGGCCGTGCATATGTTTGTTCACGGCGGCTACTGGCGGATGTTTTCCCGAAGCGATTTTTCCTGTGTCGCGCAAACGGTGACGCGGGCAGGGGCAATCGCCGCGATCATCGGCTATGCGTTGATGCCCGCTGTCAGGATGTCGACGATCGTCGATCAGGTGCGGTGCGCCAAGACATGGTTGCAGGAACATATTTCGGAATATGGCGGCGATCCGTCCCGCGTGACGGTGAGCGGACATTCGGCAGGCGGGCACCTCGGCACCTTCCTGTTCCACGCGGACGATCCGCGGCCCGTGAACGGGGCTTTGTTGCTGGGTGGGCTATATGATTTGAAGCCGCTTCAGGACTCGTTCCTGAAACCGGAAATCGGGATTACAAACGACGAAGCTCTTGCCTTTACGCCGCTGAATCATCGACACCACGCGCACACTGACGTGACACTGCTTGTCGGCGCGGATGAAACCCCGCCCTTTCACCAGCAGGCCGCCGATTTTGCGGCGTTGCTGGATGGGCAGGGTGTTCGTGTCGTCAACAGCGCGTTGCGCGACCGCAATCACATGAGCGCCGTTCGTGATCTCGGCATTCCGGGCACCGAAGCCGCGAGGCAGCTTGCGGCAATGATCGGTCGTTGCTGA
- a CDS encoding aldo/keto reductase, with protein MEYRLLGRSGLKVSVLTLGTMTMGGKGNFAKVGDVGLGEARRQIDMAIDAGVNLIDTADVYSAGASEEIIGEALGGKRPSGVLIASKARFPMGSGPNDRGLSRHHLIRACEASLKRLRTDVIDLYQVHEWDGQTPLEETLGALDTLLSQGKIRYVGCSNYSGWHLMKALGISAADHLPRFVSQQIHYTLEARDAEYELVPISIDQGLGILVWSPLAGGLLSGKHRRNQQAPTGTRQLAGWNEPPIRDENRLWNITDTLVDIADARGVSGAQVALAWLLGRQGVTSLIIGGRNEAQIKDNLQAAELKLTDEERSRLDEVSAPPILYPYWHQLRTASDRLSEADLSLLGPALKARG; from the coding sequence ATGGAATATCGTTTGCTTGGCCGTTCGGGCCTCAAGGTTTCGGTGCTCACCCTTGGCACGATGACGATGGGCGGCAAGGGCAACTTCGCCAAGGTCGGCGATGTCGGCCTTGGCGAGGCCAGGCGCCAGATCGACATGGCCATCGACGCAGGCGTCAACCTCATCGACACTGCGGACGTTTACTCCGCGGGCGCGAGCGAGGAGATCATCGGCGAGGCGCTTGGCGGCAAACGCCCGAGCGGTGTGCTGATCGCCAGCAAGGCGCGCTTCCCGATGGGCAGTGGCCCGAACGACCGCGGCCTTTCGCGTCATCATTTGATCCGGGCCTGCGAAGCCAGCCTCAAGCGCCTGCGAACCGACGTGATCGACCTCTATCAGGTCCATGAATGGGACGGGCAGACCCCGCTTGAGGAGACGCTGGGCGCGCTCGACACGTTGCTGTCACAGGGCAAGATACGTTATGTCGGCTGTTCGAACTATTCCGGTTGGCACCTGATGAAGGCGCTCGGGATCAGCGCCGCAGACCATCTGCCACGGTTCGTCTCGCAGCAGATTCACTACACGCTCGAAGCGCGCGATGCCGAATATGAACTCGTGCCGATCTCCATCGATCAGGGTCTCGGCATCCTCGTGTGGTCGCCGCTGGCCGGCGGACTGCTCTCGGGCAAGCATAGACGGAACCAGCAGGCCCCCACCGGCACTCGCCAACTCGCCGGATGGAACGAACCGCCGATCCGCGACGAGAACCGCCTGTGGAACATTACTGATACGCTTGTCGACATCGCAGATGCAAGAGGCGTTTCAGGAGCGCAGGTCGCGCTCGCATGGTTGCTCGGACGCCAGGGCGTCACCTCGCTTATCATCGGCGGACGCAACGAAGCGCAGATCAAGGACAATCTTCAGGCGGCCGAATTGAAGCTGACCGACGAGGAGCGCAGCCGACTGGATGAGGTCAGCGCGCCGCCAATCCTGTATCCGTACTGGCACCAATTGCGCACGGCGTCGGACCGCTTGAGCGAAGCTGACCTTTCCCTGCTCGGGCCTGCCCTGAAGGCACGCGGCTGA
- a CDS encoding DJ-1/PfpI family protein: MPGKKILMLTGEFTEEYEIFVYQQAMEAVGHTVHVVCPDKKAGDQIKTSLHDFEGDQTYTEKPGHYALINKTFSEAEKQLDQYHAVYCAGGRGPEYIRTDKRVQAIVRHFHETKKPIFTICHGVQILVAVDGVVRGKKVGALGACEPEVTLAGGTYIDLSPTEAYVDGTMVSAKGWTALAAFIRECLKVLGTEIRHS, encoded by the coding sequence ATGCCCGGCAAGAAAATCCTGATGCTCACCGGCGAATTTACCGAGGAATACGAAATCTTCGTGTACCAACAGGCAATGGAAGCAGTCGGCCATACCGTTCACGTGGTCTGTCCCGACAAGAAGGCGGGCGACCAGATCAAGACCTCGCTCCATGATTTCGAAGGCGACCAGACCTATACCGAAAAACCCGGCCACTACGCACTGATCAACAAGACTTTTTCGGAAGCGGAAAAGCAGCTCGACCAATATCACGCCGTCTACTGCGCAGGCGGTCGCGGCCCGGAATATATCCGCACCGACAAGCGCGTGCAGGCAATCGTCCGGCATTTCCACGAGACGAAGAAGCCGATCTTCACCATCTGCCACGGCGTGCAGATCCTCGTCGCGGTTGACGGCGTGGTGCGCGGCAAGAAGGTCGGCGCGCTAGGGGCCTGCGAACCGGAAGTCACGCTTGCGGGCGGCACCTATATCGACCTTTCACCGACAGAAGCATATGTCGACGGCACCATGGTTTCGGCCAAGGGCTGGACCGCCCTTGCAGCCTTCATCCGCGAATGCCTCAAGGTTCTCGGCACGGAAATCCGCCATTCCTGA
- a CDS encoding DUF2778 domain-containing protein, with the protein MNEPRQIEHAKLLISLDSTPVMAASFVPGDVKLARQFELAGHSETPSSNERFDAIKEGARLTSEKLANLFGKRSGKTARPIQAAEVPSLERFGGSIAMGRQPQGVVLAYATPGENTSAVTAFSALLSEEDGDEDELAVVPDEGSSEEDQGAIYDETPDDGPLPQLRPSRQLPLKPLGSAKQVEQEDDDQDEQDDQPVARPASKPRSLAYARPDQPEQRERSGGLGRSLRDIFGGSTKAGNGVAVYDISAAKVYMPDGTVLEAHSGIGKMADNPRYVNVKMGGATPPHVYNLKLRERLFHGVEAIRMLPVDGKNKYGRDGFLTHSYLLRGGRAESHGCVAFKDYNKFLKAYKQGKVRQIVVVPNGGRSAGIRMASNG; encoded by the coding sequence TTGAACGAACCCCGGCAGATCGAGCACGCGAAGTTGCTGATTTCTCTGGATTCGACACCCGTCATGGCCGCGAGCTTTGTTCCGGGTGACGTGAAGCTTGCAAGACAGTTCGAACTGGCTGGCCATTCCGAAACGCCGAGCAGCAACGAACGCTTCGACGCGATCAAGGAAGGCGCGCGGCTGACCTCAGAGAAACTCGCCAACCTGTTCGGAAAGCGTTCGGGCAAGACTGCCCGCCCGATCCAGGCTGCCGAAGTGCCTTCGCTCGAACGTTTCGGCGGCTCGATCGCCATGGGCCGGCAGCCTCAGGGCGTAGTGCTGGCCTATGCTACGCCGGGTGAGAACACCAGCGCCGTCACAGCCTTCTCGGCCCTGCTCTCGGAAGAGGACGGCGACGAGGATGAATTGGCGGTTGTCCCTGACGAAGGGTCCTCTGAAGAAGATCAGGGGGCCATCTACGACGAAACTCCCGATGATGGCCCGCTTCCGCAATTGCGTCCTTCCCGCCAGTTACCGCTAAAGCCACTCGGCTCGGCAAAGCAGGTGGAACAGGAGGATGACGATCAGGACGAGCAGGATGACCAGCCGGTCGCCCGTCCTGCGTCGAAACCGCGCTCGCTCGCTTATGCTCGACCGGACCAGCCGGAGCAGCGCGAACGTTCGGGCGGCCTCGGCCGGTCGCTGCGCGACATTTTCGGTGGAAGCACCAAGGCAGGCAACGGCGTCGCCGTTTATGACATCAGCGCCGCCAAGGTTTACATGCCGGACGGCACGGTTCTCGAAGCCCATTCGGGCATCGGCAAGATGGCGGACAACCCCCGTTATGTGAACGTCAAGATGGGCGGCGCGACACCGCCGCATGTTTATAACTTAAAGTTGCGAGAACGGCTGTTCCACGGTGTCGAGGCCATTCGCATGCTGCCTGTCGACGGAAAGAACAAATATGGCCGCGACGGCTTCCTCACCCACAGCTATCTGCTGCGCGGCGGTCGCGCGGAGTCGCATGGATGCGTCGCATTCAAAGACTACAACAAGTTTCTGAAAGCCTACAAGCAAGGCAAGGTCAGGCAGATCGTCGTGGTTCCGAACGGCGGCAGGTCGGCAGGCATCCGCATGGCCTCGAACGGCTGA
- a CDS encoding GntR family transcriptional regulator: MQAHDFGTDATETGGPIIRAHSLAGDVYDAILAQLMSLKIEPGARITVDNLVREFNVSQTPIREALGRLEGEGLVLKTHLVGYRAAPQITRRRFDELYELRLLVEPDAAAKATASLGAEEMNALRQLAGVMSRVEIADGRQRYADFARKDAMFHDQIMLFAGNGLIRETLAFQHAHFHIFRLMFHTRVTEEALEEHAAILAAFAARDPDAASTAMRTHIVRSRGRLLPAFDQP, translated from the coding sequence ATGCAGGCGCATGATTTCGGGACCGATGCGACGGAGACCGGCGGGCCGATCATTCGCGCGCATAGCCTTGCAGGCGATGTATACGATGCGATCCTCGCGCAATTGATGTCCCTGAAGATCGAGCCCGGCGCACGCATCACGGTCGACAATCTGGTGCGCGAATTCAATGTGTCACAGACACCGATCCGGGAAGCTCTCGGGCGACTGGAGGGCGAGGGACTCGTCCTCAAGACGCATCTGGTCGGCTACCGCGCCGCGCCGCAGATCACGCGCCGCCGATTCGACGAACTCTACGAGTTGAGGCTGCTGGTTGAGCCTGACGCCGCAGCCAAGGCCACCGCCTCCTTGGGTGCGGAAGAAATGAATGCGCTTCGCCAGCTGGCCGGCGTGATGTCGCGCGTCGAAATCGCCGACGGGCGGCAGCGCTACGCGGATTTCGCGCGCAAGGATGCGATGTTTCATGACCAGATCATGCTCTTTGCGGGCAACGGGCTGATACGCGAAACGCTGGCGTTCCAGCACGCCCATTTCCACATTTTTCGATTGATGTTCCACACGCGCGTTACGGAGGAGGCGTTGGAGGAGCACGCAGCGATACTCGCGGCCTTCGCGGCGCGGGACCCCGACGCGGCGAGCACAGCGATGCGCACCCATATCGTGCGTTCGCGCGGCCGCCTGCTGCCAGCGTTCGACCAGCCATAA
- the ade gene encoding adenine deaminase, which translates to MSSNLEQRIDQGIGREPADLVLKGGRFFDLVSGDLVSGDIAICGDRIVGTYDAYSGRKEIDVSGKVLVPGFIDTHLHIESSMVTPLEFDRCVLPRGVTTAICDPHEIANVLGAPGIRYFLDCAEHAIMDVRVQLSSCVPATHLETSGARLDIGDLLPFANHPKVIGLAEFMNYPGVLAKDPVCMAKLEAFQSGHIDGHAPLLRGKELNAYLAAGIRTDHETTTADEAREKLTKGMHILVREGSVSKDLDSLLPIITERCSPFIALCTDDRNPLDIAEHGHLDYMIRHAIANGVEPLAIYRAASISGARAFGLRDRGLVAPGWRADIAVLDSLEGCNAQFVVSAGRIVTDALFDGRANVEPVGRRSVSIRPVQASDFRARPANESSVIGIIPGKIITEHLRLGLPQRNGETCIDLDQDVIKVAVVERHGINGNVSVAFVKGFGLKRGAIASTVGHDCHNICVVGVDDGDMAVAVTRLSEIEGGFVVVCNGKVLAEIALPIAGLMSLGTYDEVRRALGPLRRAAKEIGATLEEPFLQIAFLPLPVIPHLKITDRGLVDVDRFDFVA; encoded by the coding sequence ATGAGCAGCAATCTTGAGCAGCGCATCGATCAGGGCATCGGCCGCGAACCGGCGGACCTCGTTCTCAAGGGCGGCCGCTTCTTCGATCTTGTCTCCGGCGACCTTGTTTCGGGCGACATTGCCATTTGCGGCGATCGCATCGTTGGTACCTACGACGCCTATTCCGGGCGAAAGGAAATCGACGTCTCGGGCAAGGTTCTCGTTCCGGGTTTCATCGACACGCATCTGCATATCGAATCCTCGATGGTCACGCCGCTGGAATTTGACAGATGCGTTCTGCCGCGCGGCGTAACGACGGCGATCTGTGATCCGCATGAGATCGCCAACGTACTCGGCGCGCCGGGAATCCGCTATTTTCTGGATTGCGCCGAACATGCCATCATGGATGTGCGCGTGCAGCTTTCCAGTTGCGTCCCCGCCACCCATCTCGAAACTTCCGGCGCGCGGCTCGACATAGGCGACCTGCTGCCTTTCGCGAACCATCCCAAGGTGATCGGCCTCGCCGAGTTCATGAACTATCCGGGTGTGCTCGCAAAGGACCCGGTCTGCATGGCCAAGCTGGAAGCGTTCCAGTCCGGGCATATCGACGGCCACGCCCCGCTGCTTCGGGGCAAGGAGCTGAACGCCTATCTTGCCGCAGGCATCCGCACCGACCATGAAACCACGACAGCCGACGAAGCGCGGGAAAAACTTACAAAAGGAATGCACATCCTTGTGCGCGAGGGGTCCGTGTCGAAAGACCTCGACAGCCTGCTGCCGATCATCACCGAGCGGTGTTCGCCTTTCATCGCGCTTTGCACGGACGACCGCAATCCGCTCGACATCGCCGAACACGGACATCTCGACTACATGATCCGCCACGCCATCGCGAACGGTGTCGAGCCGCTGGCGATCTACCGGGCCGCAAGCATTTCCGGCGCGCGCGCCTTCGGCCTGCGCGACCGTGGTCTGGTCGCTCCGGGCTGGAGGGCAGACATCGCGGTTCTGGACAGCCTTGAGGGCTGCAATGCGCAATTCGTCGTTTCGGCAGGCCGCATCGTTACCGACGCCCTGTTCGATGGGCGCGCCAACGTGGAGCCTGTGGGCCGCCGGAGCGTTTCGATCAGGCCGGTGCAGGCGTCGGATTTCAGGGCACGCCCTGCAAACGAAAGTTCCGTCATCGGCATCATTCCGGGGAAAATCATCACGGAGCACCTGCGGCTTGGACTTCCGCAGCGCAATGGCGAAACCTGCATCGACCTCGATCAGGACGTGATCAAGGTCGCCGTGGTCGAGCGGCACGGCATCAATGGTAATGTGTCCGTTGCATTCGTGAAGGGCTTCGGCCTCAAGCGTGGCGCGATTGCCTCGACGGTCGGTCACGACTGCCACAACATCTGCGTTGTCGGCGTCGACGATGGCGACATGGCCGTTGCCGTCACCCGGCTCTCGGAAATCGAAGGCGGCTTCGTGGTGGTTTGCAACGGCAAGGTTCTTGCCGAGATCGCCCTGCCGATCGCGGGATTGATGAGCCTCGGGACCTATGACGAGGTTCGCCGCGCGCTTGGCCCGTTGCGCAGGGCGGCAAAGGAAATCGGAGCGACGCTTGAGGAGCCGTTTCTCCAGATTGCGTTCCTTCCGTTGCCGGTGATTCCGCATCTGAAGATCACCGACCGTGGTCTGGTCGATGTCGATCGCTTCGACTTCGTGGCCTGA